From the genome of Pogona vitticeps strain Pit_001003342236 chromosome 10, PviZW2.1, whole genome shotgun sequence, one region includes:
- the GFOD2 gene encoding glucose-fructose oxidoreductase domain-containing protein 2 codes for MKMLPGVGVFGTGSSARVLVPLLRAEGFSIEALWGKTEEEAKQLAEEMNISFYTSRTDDVLLHQDVDLVCIDIPPPLTRQIAVKALGIGKNVICEKAATSVDAFRMVTAARYYPKLMSLVGNVLRFLPAFIKMKQLIEEHYVGSVLVCDVRVYWGSLLSQKYNWICDELMGGGGLHTMGTYIIDLLTHLTSQKAVKVHGLLKTFVKQNSAISGIRHVTSDDFCFFQMLTTGGICSTVTLNFNMPGSFVHEVMIVGSSGRLIARGTDLYGQKNTASQEELLHADSLNVNAELSEKGFKDMPLLYLKGMVYLVQALRHSFQEQEDQRTWDPKPVAMAASFEDGLYMQSVVDAIKKSNRSGDWEIVELMTEEPDANQNLCEALQRNNL; via the exons ATGAAAATGCTTCCTGGTGTGGGGGTGTTTGGGACTGGAAGCTCAGCTCGAGTGTTGGTACCTCTGTTGAGAGCAGAAGGGTTCTCTATTGAGGCTCTCTGGGGGAAAACTGAAGAGGAAGCAAAGCAACTAGCAGAGGAAATGAACATTTCCTTCTACACAAGTCGGACAGATGATGTTTTGCTGCATCAGGATGTCGATTTGGTTTGCATTGACATACCCCCACCACTAACCCGGCAAATTGCAGTGAAGGCTCTAG GTATTGGAAAAAATGTCATCTGTGAGAAAGCTGCTACCTCTGTGGATGCTTTCAGAATGGTCACGGCTGCCAGGTATTACCCCAAACTCATGAGCCTTGTAGGCAATGTCCTCAGATTTCTACCAGCTTTTatcaaaatgaaacaattaatAGAGGAGCATTATGTAGGCAGTGTGCTCGTCTGTGATGTACGAGTGTATTGGGGGAGCCTTCTCAGCCAAAAATACAATTGGATCTGCGATGAACTGATGGGTGGGGGTGGACTGCACACAATGGGAACTTATATCATAGACCTCCTCACTCATCTGACAAGTCAGAAGGCAGTGAAAGTCCATGGCTTGCTGAAAACATTTGTGAAGCAGAACTCTGCTATCAGTGGCATCCGCCATGTCACGAGCGATGACTTCTGCTTTTTCCAGATGCTAACGACCGGAGGCATCTGTAGCACAGTGACTCTGAACTTCAACATGCCTGGATCATTTGTCCATGAGGTTATGATTGTGGGATCATCTGGACGCCTTATAGCACGTGGGACAGATTTGTATGGCCAGAAGAACACTGCTTCCCAGGAGGAGCTTTTGCATGCAGACTCTTTGAATGTCAATGCAGAGCTTTCTGAGAAAGGATTCAAAGACATGCCACTGTTGTACCTCAAAGGGATGGTATACCTAGTACAAGCACTTCGTCATTCCTTCCAGGAGCAGGAAGACCAGCGAACATGGGATCCTAAGCCAGTTGCAATGGCAGCTTCTTTTGAGGATGGCCTCTACATGCAAAGTGTAGTAGATGCTATTAAAAAATCCAACCGGTCTGGGGACTGGGAAATTGTAGAGCTAATGACTGAAGAGCCAGATGCAAATCAAAACCTCTGTGAGGCATTACAGCGAAATAACCTATAA